From a region of the Canis lupus dingo isolate Sandy chromosome 5, ASM325472v2, whole genome shotgun sequence genome:
- the LOC112671295 gene encoding uncharacterized protein LOC112671295, with the protein MIPLVYVSLCTYMHFSQTYAWSRVAGLQGNVSSILLNIAKVLLLGEQIKHSRKADVFNWLLKDCVSNRFQFCPGGSSQFPEASVVSVLFPQDAGLGELPIKGPKPRPLEKTESSLPAAFPSWCQPSLTRTTSVDTEDSGLVSQPWRDLAATTRPQETQNGSGGGIYWFYCPKEKAEKSRTYPVQGLQDQWNEGISEGPRRKHPGQQWPDSRACPRQVSRLLCSLKHCLHVCDHVTTQVLGPRPSSDSWHSLSVDPVASCVAAAARQAGEAKAQPSVTEHPLLP; encoded by the exons atgattCCTCTGGTATATGTCTCTTTATGCACTTATATGCATTTCTCCCAAACATATGCCTGGAGTAGAGTTGCTGGATTGCAGGGAAATGTATCTTCAATTTTACTAAATATTGCCAAAGTTTTGCTGCTTGGGGAACAGATAAAGCACTCAAGAAAAGCTGATGTTTTTAACTGGCTTTTGAAAGATTGTGTCAGCAATCGTTTCCAGTTCTGTCCTGGTGGCTCCAGTCAGTTTCCAGAAGCTTCTGTGGTGTCTGTCCTCTTCCCACAGGATGCTGGTCTAGGTGAGCTGCCCATCAAAGGCCCAAAGCCACGGCCCCTTGAGAAGACTGAGTCATCCTTACCTGCTGCATTTCCAAGCTGGTGTCAGCCCTCACTGACACGCACCACCTCTGTGGATACTGAGGATTCTGGGCTTGTATCTCAGCCTTGGAGGGATTTAGCAGCAACCACGAGGCCTCAGGAAACTCAAAATGGCTCCGGGGGAGGAATATATTGGTTCTACTGCCCTAAGGAAAAAGCTGAGAAGTCAAGGACTTACCCTGTCCAGGGCCTTCAGGATCAATGGAATGAAGGAATCTCTGAAGG ACCAAGAAGAAAACACCCAGGACAACAGTGGCCTGACTCCAGGGCCTGCCCACGTCAGGTCTCCAGGTTGCTTTGCAGCCTGAAACACTGCCTCCACGTCTGCGACCACGTCACCACGCAGGTCCTGGGACCTCGTCCTTCATCCGACAGCTGGCATAGTCTCTCTGTGGACCCGGTGGCCTCctgtgtggctgctgctgctcgcCAAGCTGGGGAGGCCAAGGCACAGCCTTCGGTAACTGAGCACCCACTTCTGCCCTGA